A window from Chrysemys picta bellii isolate R12L10 chromosome 2, ASM1138683v2, whole genome shotgun sequence encodes these proteins:
- the LOC101943464 gene encoding acyl-CoA-binding protein homolog isoform X2, translating to MTLQADFDSAAEDVKKLKTRPSDDELKELYGLYKQSTVGDIDTECPGMLDLKAKAKWEAWNLKKGLSKEDAMTAYISKAREMIEKYGI from the exons ATGACTCTCCAG GCTGATTTCGACAGTGCTGCAGaagatgtaaaaaaattaaaaacgaGGCCAAGCGATGATGAGCTGAAGGAACTATATGGACTCTACAAACAGTCTACTGTTGGAGACATTGATACTG AGTGTCCAGGAATGCTAGATCTGAAAGCCAAAGCCAAATGGGAAGCATGGAACCttaaaaaag GTTTATCAAAGGAGGACGCCATGACTGCCTATATTTCTAAAGCAAGAGAGATGATAGAAAAATATGGGATCTAA
- the LOC101943464 gene encoding acyl-CoA-binding domain-containing protein 7 isoform X1: MSNTPLFDPRPLQADFDSAAEDVKKLKTRPSDDELKELYGLYKQSTVGDIDTECPGMLDLKAKAKWEAWNLKKGLSKEDAMTAYISKAREMIEKYGI; the protein is encoded by the exons ATGTCTAATACTCCATTGTTTGATCCCCGCCCCCTTCAGGCTGATTTCGACAGTGCTGCAGaagatgtaaaaaaattaaaaacgaGGCCAAGCGATGATGAGCTGAAGGAACTATATGGACTCTACAAACAGTCTACTGTTGGAGACATTGATACTG AGTGTCCAGGAATGCTAGATCTGAAAGCCAAAGCCAAATGGGAAGCATGGAACCttaaaaaag GTTTATCAAAGGAGGACGCCATGACTGCCTATATTTCTAAAGCAAGAGAGATGATAGAAAAATATGGGATCTAA